In Gammaproteobacteria bacterium, one genomic interval encodes:
- the eno gene encoding phosphopyruvate hydratase produces the protein MSQIKAIHAREILDSRGNPTIEAEILLTTGELSRASVPSGASTGSREAVEKRDLENKRYLGKGVLEAVHCINHMIAPALKNFEITHQQEIDETLLMLDGTEDKSKLGANAILSVSLAAAKAAALSMQLPLYNYLGHNQGDLLPLPMMNIINGGAHADNNIDIQEFMILPVGAATFSDALRAGVEVFHHLKKSLKAKNYNTNVGDEGGFAPDLPNHAAACEFILEAVIKAGYQPEKDFCLGLDVASNEFFKEDHYYLASEKRQYSRTEFVGYLSQLARDYPIVSIEDGMAEEDWSGWELLTKQLGKFIQLVGDDLFVTATPRLKQGIEKGVANAILIKPNQIGTLSETIAAIQLAKNANYNTIISHRSGETEDTTIADIAVGLNAGQIKTGSLCRTDRVAKYNQLLRIEEMLGQRAKFAGRSVLRKFAMLHDANAMPLAKCVKDNL, from the coding sequence ATGTCGCAAATTAAAGCCATTCATGCACGTGAAATTTTAGATTCAAGAGGCAATCCCACCATCGAAGCTGAAATCTTGTTAACAACAGGCGAGCTTAGTCGTGCCTCAGTGCCATCGGGTGCATCTACAGGCTCTCGGGAGGCGGTGGAAAAACGCGATCTTGAAAATAAAAGATATTTAGGTAAGGGTGTCTTAGAAGCGGTGCATTGTATCAATCACATGATTGCGCCAGCCTTAAAAAATTTTGAAATAACCCATCAACAGGAAATTGATGAAACATTATTAATGTTGGATGGAACCGAGGATAAATCCAAACTTGGGGCCAATGCGATTCTTTCTGTTTCCTTGGCAGCTGCCAAAGCTGCAGCACTCAGTATGCAACTACCTTTGTATAATTACCTGGGTCACAATCAGGGTGATTTACTGCCTCTTCCGATGATGAATATTATCAATGGGGGTGCGCATGCAGATAACAATATTGATATTCAAGAGTTTATGATTTTACCTGTGGGTGCTGCAACTTTCAGCGATGCATTACGAGCTGGGGTTGAAGTTTTCCACCATTTAAAAAAATCATTGAAAGCTAAAAATTATAATACTAACGTCGGTGATGAAGGGGGGTTTGCACCGGATTTGCCTAATCATGCCGCAGCGTGTGAATTTATCCTTGAAGCAGTAATTAAAGCAGGCTATCAACCGGAAAAAGATTTTTGTTTAGGATTGGATGTAGCGAGTAATGAATTTTTTAAAGAAGATCATTACTATCTGGCCAGTGAAAAGCGTCAATATTCTCGCACCGAATTCGTTGGTTATTTATCACAATTAGCCCGAGATTATCCAATTGTCAGCATAGAAGATGGGATGGCAGAAGAAGATTGGAGCGGATGGGAATTATTAACGAAACAGCTGGGTAAATTTATTCAGTTGGTTGGCGATGATTTGTTTGTCACAGCTACACCCCGCTTAAAGCAAGGCATTGAGAAAGGTGTGGCTAATGCGATTTTGATTAAACCTAATCAAATCGGCACACTTTCGGAAACCATTGCCGCCATTCAATTAGCTAAAAATGCAAATTATAACACCATTATTTCCCATCGCTCAGGCGAGACTGAAGATACCACTATTGCCGATATTGCAGTGGGGTTGAATGCAGGTCAAATCAAAACGGGCTCCCTTTGTCGAACTGACCGCGTTGCAAAGTATAATCAGCTGCTACGCATTGAAGAAATGTTAGGTCAGCGTGCTAAATTTGCCGGTCGATCCGTTTTGCGAAAATTTGCTATGTTGCATGATGCCAATGCGATGCCCTTGGCAAAATGTGTTAAAGATAATTTATAG
- a CDS encoding peptidoglycan DD-metalloendopeptidase family protein gives MINATLRILAVIFFTIFFCASCFDETITYAPVSEINATDPVPKNGKHRVREGETVYQIAWRYGLDYEEIARLNHKPSPYSIEAGETLIVKGGEPPFRNPARPIIAKKSPFLADLEELRKIGQAKKWVWPASGRVISSFAKNHKGIEIGGYPGMPVYASAAGKVVYSGNGLRSYGNLIILKHNHLYLSAYAHNTQVFVKEGDVVQQGQKIAQMGNLGAERPLLYFEIRRAGLPIDPMQLLGSSSTPTL, from the coding sequence ATGATAAACGCTACCCTCCGAATTCTTGCTGTTATTTTTTTCACTATTTTTTTCTGTGCGAGTTGTTTTGATGAAACCATCACATATGCACCCGTAAGTGAAATCAATGCCACAGATCCCGTACCAAAAAATGGTAAACATCGGGTTCGTGAGGGAGAGACTGTCTATCAAATTGCGTGGCGATACGGATTAGATTATGAGGAAATCGCACGTCTTAATCACAAGCCTTCCCCTTATTCAATTGAAGCCGGCGAAACCTTAATTGTGAAGGGAGGAGAACCACCCTTTAGAAACCCGGCACGCCCCATTATCGCTAAAAAAAGTCCTTTCCTGGCGGATCTCGAGGAATTGCGAAAGATCGGTCAAGCTAAAAAGTGGGTGTGGCCAGCGTCAGGTAGGGTGATTTCTAGCTTCGCCAAAAATCATAAAGGGATTGAGATTGGCGGTTATCCAGGTATGCCTGTTTACGCGTCTGCCGCCGGTAAAGTCGTTTATAGTGGTAATGGTTTGCGCAGTTATGGCAATTTGATTATTTTAAAGCATAATCATTTGTATCTTTCTGCTTATGCTCACAATACCCAGGTGTTTGTAAAGGAAGGGGATGTCGTGCAACAAGGGCAAAAAATTGCTCAGATGGGCAATTTAGGTGCAGAACGACCGTTATTGTATTTCGAAATCCGGCGCGCAGGGTTGCCGATTGATCCTATGCAATTATTAGGTTCTTCATCAACTCCCACGTTATAA
- a CDS encoding septum formation initiator family protein produces the protein MLIALVAFLQYRLWFDTDGLAEMARLKKELIVQQQTTLNLKQRNEALLLSIKQLKENTEVKEERARDELGMIKKGETFYQVVK, from the coding sequence ATGCTAATCGCATTGGTTGCTTTTTTACAATATCGGTTATGGTTCGATACCGACGGTCTTGCTGAAATGGCTCGACTTAAAAAAGAATTAATCGTGCAACAACAAACTACTCTAAATTTGAAACAGCGCAATGAAGCGCTTTTATTGAGTATTAAGCAGTTAAAAGAGAATACTGAAGTTAAAGAAGAACGTGCACGTGATGAATTAGGCATGATAAAAAAAGGCGAGACTTTTTATCAAGTTGTCAAATAA
- the surE gene encoding 5'/3'-nucleotidase SurE — MKILISNDDGVHAPGLSYLAEALGKIADVMVVAPDRNRSGVSNSLTLENPLRVVTAVNGFFSVNGTPTDCVHLAVTGLLKEMPDMVVSGINEGSNLSDDVLYSGTVAAATEGRFLGLPSIAISLAGPRCEHYDTAARIAKTLVERLQHQPLSFDTILNVNVPDMPFSELRGIQITRLGTRHKAEPTVKDVDPRGRKIYWVGQPGPEQDAGPGTDFYAVNSGFVSVTPLQFDLTHYKVLDELSGWVQSLQVG, encoded by the coding sequence ATGAAGATATTAATTAGCAATGACGATGGCGTGCATGCGCCGGGTCTTAGTTACCTTGCCGAGGCATTGGGTAAGATCGCAGATGTTATGGTCGTCGCACCTGATCGTAATCGAAGTGGGGTCAGTAATTCGTTAACATTAGAGAACCCACTACGCGTCGTTACAGCAGTAAATGGTTTTTTCAGTGTTAATGGCACACCTACCGATTGCGTGCATTTAGCCGTAACAGGGTTATTGAAAGAAATGCCCGATATGGTCGTTTCTGGCATTAATGAAGGTTCTAATTTAAGCGATGATGTGTTGTATTCGGGCACTGTGGCTGCAGCGACAGAAGGTCGCTTTCTGGGCTTACCTTCTATTGCTATTTCGCTCGCTGGTCCGCGGTGTGAGCATTATGATACTGCCGCACGTATTGCGAAAACCTTAGTGGAACGTTTACAGCATCAACCCCTTTCCTTCGACACTATTTTAAATGTGAATGTACCGGATATGCCCTTTTCTGAACTTCGCGGTATCCAAATTACTCGTTTAGGAACCCGCCATAAAGCGGAACCGACGGTTAAAGATGTTGATCCGCGTGGTCGAAAAATTTATTGGGTAGGTCAACCGGGACCGGAGCAAGACGCAGGCCCTGGTACAGACTTCTACGCTGTTAATTCGGGGTTCGTATCTGTCACACCTTTACAATTCGATTTAACACATTACAAAGTGCTTGATGAATTATCAGGATGGGTGCAATCATTGCAGGTAGGCTGA